A genome region from Nitrososphaerota archaeon includes the following:
- a CDS encoding sodium-translocating pyrophosphatase produces MVNILSEPYFWIAPIGGIAAILAALALIWRILSIKVDDPKAAEVASAIRVGAYAFMKRQYSTITIIAIVIAAILLAAGYVAPKEAEAIAVHFGPGAAVAFLIGAFASLLAGFIAMDMATRSNVRTVIMAKKGIEPALKTAFHGGAIMGLLVTGLSLLGVTALFVLYGADETTPTKIIGMGFGASLVALFAQLGGGIYTKAADVGADLVGKVEAGIPEDDPRNAAVIADNVGDNVGDSAGRGADLFESATAENIGSMIIGAVIASWTQNWAFLVFPIIARALGIFATLIGMPFVRLGKGEEHKPMRALHKGLIVATIMSAVLFYVAIQLLFGSQPGGIYLYFSMLAGLAASILVQVITDYYTGRERGPVRRIADASQTGAGTNIITGFSVALETTALPIASLGACLLIAYYFGTLFGAANPQWGAHASLMGGVYGTTLATMGMLAVMGMVLALDGFGPIADNAGGIAEMSGQSGIGESMEALDAVGNTTKALTKGFAMGSALLAAQLLFQAYIEAGNEYLKSLNLPEIKLELSNPVVLVATLIGAMLPFIFSAFAIKAVGSAAKEIVNEVRRQFKEIPGLMEGKAKPEYDKAVDICTRAALKEMVPPGLLVVVAPIVVGVLLGWSAVGALVIGATLAGIPLAILMNTGGAAWDNAKKFIEAGNLGGKGSPAHAAAVVGDTVGDPMKDTAGPSLHVLIKLLNTLSILFIPLFIGILGL; encoded by the coding sequence ATGGTTAACATTCTATCTGAACCATACTTCTGGATAGCACCCATAGGGGGCATAGCAGCGATCCTCGCAGCCCTAGCCCTTATATGGCGAATACTTTCAATCAAGGTTGATGATCCAAAGGCTGCTGAAGTAGCGTCAGCGATACGCGTAGGAGCCTACGCCTTCATGAAAAGGCAATACTCAACTATAACGATCATAGCCATAGTTATAGCAGCGATCCTTTTAGCTGCGGGGTATGTTGCACCTAAGGAAGCTGAGGCAATAGCTGTTCACTTCGGACCAGGCGCAGCGGTAGCCTTTCTCATAGGAGCCTTCGCATCGTTGCTAGCAGGCTTCATAGCTATGGATATGGCGACACGCTCCAACGTTAGAACTGTTATTATGGCGAAGAAGGGGATAGAACCTGCTCTAAAGACGGCTTTCCATGGTGGCGCGATCATGGGGCTTCTTGTAACAGGCCTGAGTCTGCTCGGTGTCACAGCGCTCTTCGTATTATATGGTGCGGATGAAACCACACCGACCAAGATCATAGGGATGGGATTCGGTGCAAGCCTCGTAGCACTCTTCGCACAGCTAGGTGGCGGTATATATACGAAGGCGGCTGACGTAGGTGCCGATCTAGTGGGGAAGGTTGAGGCTGGCATACCAGAAGACGATCCAAGAAACGCTGCTGTAATAGCGGATAACGTAGGCGATAATGTAGGCGACTCAGCGGGTCGTGGAGCAGACCTATTCGAATCAGCCACAGCTGAAAACATAGGCAGCATGATCATAGGAGCCGTAATTGCGTCTTGGACTCAAAACTGGGCCTTCCTAGTCTTCCCGATAATAGCTAGAGCGCTCGGCATATTCGCTACTCTGATAGGTATGCCATTTGTTAGACTAGGCAAAGGGGAAGAGCATAAGCCGATGAGAGCCCTACATAAAGGGCTCATCGTAGCAACCATAATGTCTGCAGTACTCTTCTATGTCGCCATACAGCTCCTCTTCGGCTCACAGCCAGGCGGCATCTACCTATACTTCTCGATGCTTGCTGGTCTAGCGGCAAGCATCCTGGTTCAAGTCATAACAGACTACTACACAGGCAGAGAGAGGGGCCCAGTTAGGAGAATAGCCGATGCATCCCAGACTGGCGCAGGAACCAACATAATAACTGGCTTCTCAGTTGCGCTTGAGACAACCGCCTTACCCATAGCCTCGCTTGGAGCCTGTCTGCTAATCGCCTACTACTTTGGCACACTATTTGGCGCAGCGAATCCACAATGGGGTGCGCACGCATCTCTCATGGGCGGCGTTTACGGCACCACCTTGGCGACGATGGGTATGCTCGCTGTGATGGGAATGGTTCTAGCTTTAGATGGCTTCGGACCGATAGCAGACAACGCAGGAGGCATAGCTGAGATGTCTGGGCAAAGTGGAATAGGGGAAAGCATGGAGGCTCTCGACGCCGTCGGTAACACTACAAAAGCTCTAACCAAGGGCTTCGCTATGGGGAGCGCTCTATTAGCTGCGCAGCTACTCTTCCAAGCCTACATCGAAGCTGGGAACGAATATCTAAAGAGCCTAAACCTACCCGAAATCAAGCTTGAACTCAGCAACCCTGTCGTGCTGGTCGCAACACTCATAGGTGCGATGCTGCCCTTCATCTTCTCAGCCTTCGCTATAAAAGCTGTTGGCTCCGCTGCAAAAGAGATAGTTAACGAAGTGAGAAGACAGTTCAAAGAAATCCCCGGTCTAATGGAGGGTAAAGCAAAGCCAGAGTACGATAAAGCTGTAGATATCTGCACAAGAGCGGCTCTAAAGGAGATGGTTCCGCCAGGGCTACTGGTTGTGGTGGCTCCGATAGTCGTAGGTGTGCTTTTAGGTTGGAGCGCTGTAGGCGCTTTAGTCATAGGCGCAACCTTAGCTGGTATACCACTAGCCATACTAATGAACACAGGCGGCGCAGCTTGGGACAACGCTAAGAAGTTTATTGAAGCAGGGAATCTAGGGGGCAAAGGCTCACCCGCACACGCAGCAGCAGTAGTGGGAGACACAGTAGGCGACCCGATGAAAGACACAGCAGGCCCCTCACTACACGTGCTAATCAAACTGCTGAACACGCTCTCGATACTATTCATACCGCTCTTCATAGGGATACTCGGGCTCTAA